AATTCCGAAGTTGATTCTAGCAATCCAAATTGGCAAATTTGCAACCTTAACAGCACCAATGGTACTTATTTAAATGGTCAGCGGTTACAGGAGTGTCAAGCGTTACAATCAGGCGATCGCATCACTCTAGGCTACGAAAATCCAACTGAAAAAAGTCCAGAATTTATCTTTGAGTGTCAATCCCATTTGGATAGCGACGTTTTTCCTAAACTGGATGAATTTTACAGGCAGCTGGTTGACTGCGATGTTTTATGTTTAGTGCTTGAACCCAACCAGATGCTAACACCTGATGAAAAACAGCTGATTGAGAAAGCTAGTATTAGTCCAATTTCTTTACTTGTATTAGTGGTAGAAATCCCAGAGCCTCATCACCCGGTAGCTCAAGAGATTAAAACTAGCATCGCTGATGTTAAGGCTCGGCTTCAAAATCAAAATTCTAGCTTATCTCTTGAGCTAGTTCCTTTGCGATCGCCCCTTGCCGATCCGGATGCAAAGGAACTAGACATAGACAGTTTTTGCAAGTCCCTAGAAAAACTAGTCAAGCGTAAGCCTGAAGACATTTTGATAAAACGGCTGACTGCACAGGTGGTATCCCAAATTGCTTTAATAGAAAAATTTTTCAATAATCAAGAAAAAGCTCTGGAAATCGAAATTCAGCAAGATGAAGCAAAATTACGAGAAGGAAAAGGCGAGGATTTACAAAAGAAAACGGATAAAAGTATTAGACAACTATCTGATGATAAAATAGAGATTTTTAAACAGGCTAAAGCTAAACTCAGCCAATCAAGGGCAAACTTATTGGATGAGTATTTGAGCGAAAGTCTCACTTCTAAAATCGGCGAAGCTGTAGATAAGCTAAAATCCCAGGTCATAAAGAAAGAGGGTTGTAAGTATATTGAGCTGAGGGCAATCGTCACTAAACAAGTGACAGAGCGGCGAGGGATTAAAAGTAGTAAGTCTAAAGAGAAAATTGTTGATGCAAATACTGCATTGATAGACCTTTGTCGTTCCGAATTAAGTCAGTGGGCTAATGAAGAATGGGAACGAATTTGTACTCAGTATACTGAAGGGGGATTGAAAGGAATTTTACAGAGGAATTATGAAACACTAAGTTCTATTCCTGGTTTGAACTTGAGCCATTCCGCTTTGCAGCCTAGACAAACGATAGACTTTCAAGAAATCTTTGCTTCATCCCTCAAAAAACCTGCTTGTGAAACTCGATATCAAGAAGTTTCTCCGTTATTCTATCTTCTTAAGAAGGTCAGAAGCCAATGGATGCAGTTTATGTTTCTATTCAGCTTCTTGAGTGTTCTAGGGATTGCGGGTGGTGGTGGTAGAAGGCAATTGATGCAAAGCATTACTCAACCGATACGTGAAGCGTTCCAAAATTCCCCTTTGGTATCATTTCTTTTCCTAGCTGGTCTTTGTTACTTCTTGTTTAAATTTTTGAAGCGTACTTATCAAGATTTTAAGGAAGCCGAACAAGAAAAAGCTGTAGAGAAGATGAGAAATGAGTTGCGTAGTTACTACCAGTCTTTTGTAAAAAATCGCT
The DNA window shown above is from Trichocoleus desertorum ATA4-8-CV12 and carries:
- a CDS encoding FHA domain-containing protein; translated protein: MSLKSDKLANRLQEIQQFVAVRTGQNATLQVVEQELVKIADSLKQGKLTVQIVSHNPVPAQALQNFLSSYNPLPEFYNFQRMLLPREPEPAASEPAAALILQISSASTPGLQQTRYELSINHRVLIGRDDSQCQICLPNQYAWVSGRHAEIQSVLNSEVDSSNPNWQICNLNSTNGTYLNGQRLQECQALQSGDRITLGYENPTEKSPEFIFECQSHLDSDVFPKLDEFYRQLVDCDVLCLVLEPNQMLTPDEKQLIEKASISPISLLVLVVEIPEPHHPVAQEIKTSIADVKARLQNQNSSLSLELVPLRSPLADPDAKELDIDSFCKSLEKLVKRKPEDILIKRLTAQVVSQIALIEKFFNNQEKALEIEIQQDEAKLREGKGEDLQKKTDKSIRQLSDDKIEIFKQAKAKLSQSRANLLDEYLSESLTSKIGEAVDKLKSQVIKKEGCKYIELRAIVTKQVTERRGIKSSKSKEKIVDANTALIDLCRSELSQWANEEWERICTQYTEGGLKGILQRNYETLSSIPGLNLSHSALQPRQTIDFQEIFASSLKKPACETRYQEVSPLFYLLKKVRSQWMQFMFLFSFLSVLGIAGGGGRRQLMQSITQPIREAFQNSPLVSFLFLAGLCYFLFKFLKRTYQDFKEAEQEKAVEKMRNELRSYYQSFVKNRLVEKISQKIIQALEAEEQRLDELIRTVKQLAEQFIAQAEGSQLPLKLRMSKHKEQQNNLRKELSELQKLKRI